One window of Pseudomonadota bacterium genomic DNA carries:
- a CDS encoding MotA/TolQ/ExbB proton channel family protein, with translation MKAPKILLALAALTTLAAGAPAMAQDAASLDELLQIIQRGRATETQEARQREARFRQQQSEQENLLAQARRDKANAEQRSANLEQSFQENETRIAEVEALLTNRLGSLRELFGVLQQVASDTSGSFEASLTNIQYPERIEFLNNLNEKMGSASSLAEIEEIEQLRFELMREAVESGRVVKFTTPVVIDGEKQNVDVTRVGLFNIVTDGKYLTYDPAIDTVSELTRQPQQARFTNSTSAISSAQSGFATFGLDPTKGQILGLLVDSPTLVERIKQGGNVGYVILGLGAFAVLLAVWRFVVLFFTGMGVNSQLKSKEVKTGNPLGRVLKVAQENPDADQETLELKLSEAIMHETPKINFGLLLLKVISVVAPLLGLLGTVVGMIVTFQAITLFGTGDPKLMAGGISQALVTTVLGLVVAIPTVLLHTFVSGYAKNILHVLQEQSAGVLAERSEQHL, from the coding sequence ATGAAAGCACCTAAGATTCTTCTCGCCCTCGCGGCGCTCACCACGCTGGCGGCAGGTGCGCCGGCGATGGCCCAGGACGCAGCCTCCCTCGACGAGCTGCTACAGATCATCCAGCGCGGTCGTGCCACGGAGACTCAGGAGGCTCGCCAGCGCGAGGCTCGCTTCCGCCAGCAGCAGTCCGAGCAGGAGAACCTCCTCGCCCAGGCTCGTCGCGACAAGGCGAACGCCGAACAGCGCAGCGCCAACCTCGAACAATCGTTCCAAGAGAACGAGACGCGCATCGCCGAAGTGGAGGCGCTGCTAACCAACCGCCTCGGTTCCCTACGTGAGCTGTTCGGTGTGCTGCAGCAGGTGGCCAGCGACACCTCCGGTAGCTTCGAAGCGTCCCTGACCAACATTCAGTACCCCGAGCGCATCGAATTCCTGAACAACCTCAACGAGAAGATGGGCAGCGCGTCCTCGCTCGCTGAGATCGAGGAAATCGAACAGCTGCGCTTCGAGCTGATGCGCGAGGCCGTGGAATCTGGCCGTGTGGTCAAGTTCACCACGCCCGTGGTGATCGACGGCGAGAAGCAAAACGTCGATGTCACTCGCGTAGGTTTGTTCAACATCGTCACCGACGGCAAGTACCTTACCTACGATCCGGCGATCGACACGGTGAGTGAGCTCACTCGCCAGCCTCAGCAGGCCCGCTTCACCAACAGCACCTCGGCGATCTCCAGCGCCCAGAGCGGCTTCGCCACCTTTGGACTCGACCCCACCAAGGGTCAGATCCTCGGTCTGCTGGTGGATAGCCCGACGCTTGTCGAGCGCATCAAGCAAGGCGGTAACGTGGGCTACGTGATCCTGGGTCTCGGCGCCTTCGCCGTGCTACTGGCCGTGTGGCGCTTCGTGGTCCTGTTCTTCACCGGCATGGGCGTGAACTCCCAGCTGAAGAGTAAGGAAGTGAAGACCGGCAACCCGCTGGGTCGCGTGCTCAAGGTTGCGCAGGAGAACCCGGACGCGGATCAGGAGACCCTCGAGCTCAAGCTTTCCGAGGCCATCATGCACGAGACACCGAAGATCAACTTCGGCCTGCTCCTGCTGAAGGTGATTTCGGTGGTAGCACCGCTGCTAGGCCTGCTCGGTACCGTGGTCGGTATGATCGTGACCTTCCAGGCGATTACCCTGTTCGGTACGGGTGATCCGAAGCTGATGGCTGGTGGTATCTCCCAGGCCCTCGTGACCACGGTACTAGGTCTAGTGGTGGCGATCCCGACGGTGCTCCTGCACACGTTCGTGAGCGGTTACGCCAAAAACATCCTGCACGTGTTGCAGGAGCAGAGTGCCGGCGTCCTAGCCGAGCGTTCCGAGCAGCACCTGTAA
- a CDS encoding MotA/TolQ/ExbB proton channel family protein gives MNDALFHAYEAIRNFLELGGNVLVIIAFTLFVMWVLIFERFLYFSFNHSGYVKSVLDQWEAREERKSWNAHQIRDAMVSRVYLQANAWLPIIKSLVALCPLLGLLGTVTGMISVFDVMAVSGTGNARSMAAGVAQATVPTMAGMVAALSGVFASTVLDGLADSSVERVRESLTFDH, from the coding sequence ATGAACGACGCTCTATTTCACGCTTACGAGGCCATTCGCAACTTCCTGGAGTTGGGGGGTAATGTGCTCGTGATCATCGCCTTCACCTTGTTCGTGATGTGGGTGCTGATCTTCGAGCGGTTCCTCTACTTCTCCTTCAATCACAGCGGCTACGTGAAGTCCGTGCTGGATCAGTGGGAAGCCCGCGAGGAACGTAAGTCTTGGAATGCACACCAGATCCGCGACGCCATGGTGTCGCGTGTCTACCTCCAAGCTAACGCCTGGCTGCCGATCATCAAATCGCTGGTTGCGCTATGTCCTCTCCTGGGCCTCCTGGGAACGGTGACTGGCATGATCTCCGTATTCGATGTGATGGCGGTGTCTGGTACCGGTAACGCACGCTCGATGGCGGCAGGTGTGGCCCAGGCCACCGTGCCGACCATGGCGGGCATGGTGGCCGCCCTTTCGGGCGTGTTCGCCTCGACTGTGCTGGACGGCCTCGCCGACAGCTCCGTCGAACGTGTGCGTGAAAGCCTGACCTTCGACCACTGA
- a CDS encoding biopolymer transporter ExbD, translated as MQQRFQNLQEEDEQEINITPMLDVVFIMLIFFIVTASFVKEDGIDLNKPDTNQPQNPTEKKNIIVKIDGSDRIFIDFRRVDKRQVRANIERLHAQNPEGIVVIQADKATSNELVVAVMDASRAAGVGNPALAEN; from the coding sequence ATGCAACAACGTTTTCAGAATCTGCAGGAAGAGGACGAGCAGGAGATCAATATCACGCCGATGCTCGACGTGGTGTTCATCATGCTCATCTTCTTCATCGTGACCGCGTCCTTCGTCAAGGAGGATGGGATCGACCTGAACAAGCCCGATACCAACCAACCGCAAAACCCGACGGAGAAGAAGAACATCATCGTCAAGATCGACGGCAGTGATCGGATCTTCATCGACTTTCGGCGGGTGGATAAGCGTCAGGTGCGCGCCAACATCGAGCGCCTGCACGCCCAGAACCCGGAAGGCATCGTGGTGATCCAGGCCGACAAAGCGACCAGCAACGAATTGGTGGTGGCGGTGATGGACGCTTCCCGAGCAGCAGGCGTGGGCAACCCCGCGCTGGCGGAGAACTGA
- a CDS encoding biopolymer transporter ExbD, with protein MRRAMQNMQKEEEQEINITPMLDVVFIMLIFFIVTASFVKESGTEITKPDAPTAVKKPKANILIAIDPNNQVWIDRKRTDPRDLRPNIERLHAQNPQGTVVVQADRKSNYETLLKVLDAARAANVTNVAIAAQK; from the coding sequence ATGCGCAGAGCGATGCAAAACATGCAGAAGGAGGAGGAGCAGGAGATCAACATCACGCCGATGCTCGACGTGGTGTTCATCATGCTCATCTTCTTCATTGTGACCGCCTCCTTCGTGAAGGAATCGGGTACCGAGATCACGAAGCCGGACGCACCGACCGCGGTGAAGAAGCCGAAGGCGAACATCCTCATCGCCATCGATCCAAACAACCAGGTGTGGATCGATCGCAAGCGCACGGATCCACGCGACCTTAGGCCGAACATCGAACGCCTGCATGCCCAGAATCCGCAAGGCACGGTGGTGGTGCAGGCTGACCGCAAGAGCAACTACGAAACCTTGCTCAAGGTGCTCGACGCGGCACGCGCGGCCAACGTCACCAACGTGGCGATTGCGGCGCAGAAGTAG